The Spirosoma foliorum genome has a window encoding:
- a CDS encoding acyltransferase has protein sequence MLPWPLRRLALMRWFGYEIHPRAYIGLAWIFPRKLSMGEGARIDHFTVAIHLEQISMGQNATIGRSNWITGFPMNTDSLHFRHQLERKAELRMGESAAISKNHHLDCTSLIHIGRFSTIAGYNSQFLTHSIDVAENRQDSVPIYIGDYTFVGTNVVVLGGAVLPAYSVLGAKALLNKAHTDEWTLYGGVPAKRIQKIPPTAKYFTRTTGFVY, from the coding sequence ATGCTGCCCTGGCCTTTGCGACGCCTTGCGTTGATGCGGTGGTTCGGGTATGAAATTCATCCGCGTGCTTATATCGGTCTGGCCTGGATATTCCCCCGTAAACTTAGTATGGGAGAGGGCGCCCGGATTGACCATTTTACCGTGGCTATTCATCTTGAACAGATAAGTATGGGCCAGAACGCAACCATTGGGCGTAGTAATTGGATTACGGGTTTTCCAATGAATACAGATTCGTTACATTTTCGGCATCAATTGGAGCGCAAGGCCGAATTGAGAATGGGGGAATCGGCGGCTATTTCAAAAAATCATCATCTTGACTGTACAAGTTTAATCCACATTGGCCGCTTTTCAACCATCGCTGGGTATAACTCGCAGTTCTTGACCCATTCGATCGATGTAGCTGAAAATCGGCAGGATAGTGTCCCTATTTACATTGGCGATTACACGTTCGTGGGGACGAATGTAGTCGTATTAGGGGGCGCTGTGCTACCGGCTTATTCGGTGCTTGGAGCAAAGGCATTGCTGAATAAAGCGCATACTGATGAGTGGACGCTTTACGGTGGTGTGCCCGCAAAACGTATTCAAAAAATACCGCCAACAGCCAAATATTTTACGCGAACCACCGGATTCGTTTATTAA
- a CDS encoding putative colanic acid biosynthesis acetyltransferase, which yields MYNTDAYIRPSFSIENRLARVIWHIFYLFLFKFSPRTFHGWRSFILRCFGAKVGRGVRVYSDVKIWAPWNLVLNDECIVGDGAILYSQAKIIIGYRAVVSQGSHLCTGTHDYTSPSFPLLCTPIEVGDFAWIAAEAFVHPGVSIGEGCVIGARSVVTNNMPTWSVCYGHPCKPVKARIMNY from the coding sequence ATGTATAACACTGATGCCTATATACGACCATCTTTTTCAATTGAAAATCGATTGGCTAGAGTTATATGGCATATCTTCTATTTATTTCTGTTTAAATTTTCTCCCAGAACTTTTCACGGTTGGCGCTCATTTATTTTAAGGTGTTTTGGTGCTAAGGTTGGGCGTGGTGTGCGCGTATATTCTGACGTTAAAATTTGGGCTCCTTGGAATCTTGTTTTAAATGACGAATGTATTGTAGGCGATGGGGCAATTTTATATTCACAAGCTAAGATTATAATTGGTTATAGAGCTGTAGTATCACAAGGTTCTCATTTATGCACTGGTACTCATGATTACACTTCACCTAGCTTCCCGTTACTATGTACACCTATTGAAGTGGGTGATTTTGCCTGGATTGCCGCAGAAGCATTTGTTCATCCAGGTGTTAGTATAGGAGAAGGGTGTGTAATAGGAGCACGCTCAGTTGTTACTAACAATATGCCTACCTGGTCAGTGTGTTATGGACATCCATGTAAACCGGTGAAGGCGAGAATTATGAATTATTGA
- a CDS encoding acyltransferase family protein has product MRSHSDKLIKLEAIRGFAATYVAIGHIVKKTLIISGINFAYIFRFGQEAVILFFILSGIVMQYSFARAGNYSFSHFFLKRFLRIYIPLFFIFLANYGILIITENTQVSVSWPELVGNIAMLQDYGGVKVGILFGPFLGNLPLWSLSYEWWFYFIFFYLYTKFGKMSGLYAYSISILAAISYFFYPTFIGRVFMYLSIWWIGADIGLLYFQGKDIFLKTLLMPLASILCVTIILTINFYFNGTKTAAILHDSGFGVSPILELRHFLFVLFIIPISLLWKSFGWVGFNMIFGIFGRIAPISFALYISHWFLVANANYLDNIITNKPIQISAYIIICVGFSYLVERRIYPTINHIVMNKVYKQHNLNEIAILGQ; this is encoded by the coding sequence ATGAGAAGCCATTCCGACAAACTTATAAAGCTAGAGGCTATACGAGGATTTGCCGCAACATATGTAGCGATTGGTCATATTGTAAAAAAAACTTTGATTATTAGTGGTATAAATTTTGCATATATATTTAGATTTGGCCAAGAAGCAGTTATTTTATTTTTTATTCTAAGTGGTATTGTTATGCAATACTCCTTTGCAAGGGCAGGAAATTATTCATTTAGCCATTTTTTTTTAAAGCGTTTTTTGCGAATTTACATCCCACTTTTTTTTATATTTTTGGCTAATTATGGCATATTAATTATAACTGAAAACACACAAGTTTCGGTAAGCTGGCCTGAGCTAGTCGGTAATATTGCAATGCTGCAAGATTACGGTGGTGTTAAGGTGGGTATATTATTTGGTCCATTTTTAGGTAATTTACCTTTATGGTCGCTATCTTACGAATGGTGGTTTTATTTCATATTTTTTTATTTATATACTAAGTTTGGAAAGATGTCAGGCCTCTATGCTTATAGCATCAGTATTCTAGCGGCCATATCTTACTTTTTTTATCCTACATTTATTGGTCGAGTGTTTATGTATTTGTCCATTTGGTGGATTGGGGCAGATATTGGATTGTTATATTTTCAAGGAAAAGATATATTTCTGAAAACACTGTTAATGCCATTGGCAAGCATTCTTTGTGTTACGATTATTTTGACAATTAATTTTTATTTTAACGGGACTAAAACGGCAGCTATTCTTCATGATAGCGGTTTTGGGGTGAGTCCTATTCTAGAGCTAAGGCATTTCCTGTTTGTATTATTTATAATACCTATTTCGCTGCTATGGAAATCATTTGGATGGGTTGGATTTAATATGATATTTGGTATTTTTGGCCGTATTGCACCTATTTCGTTTGCTCTTTATATTTCTCATTGGTTTTTAGTTGCTAATGCCAATTATCTTGACAATATAATTACTAATAAGCCGATTCAAATTAGCGCTTACATAATAATTTGCGTTGGCTTCTCTTATTTAGTTGAACGTAGGATTTATCCTACTATTAATCACATCGTTATGAATAAAGTTTATAAACAACATAATCTTAATGAAATAGCTATACTTGGACAATAA
- a CDS encoding methyltransferase domain-containing protein, with the protein MKSASSIHDIDFVSKVSYLYKLFLMRVKGGQSYNLIPWEDIREYESILVKYCPTKQRLVEHQVLEIGYGARPWRLLSMASLGVDIKGIDLDRPVYGLNLKRLGEALKYNGFERFIKSLVRCFLFDTRDLNYLKKELSYLNKKLTIDQSRMLIGNAAERRHFQDDSFTFVFSEDVFEHIPSADLPKVLSNIKNWLKNGGIFVVRPNVWTGISGGHDPDYYPNDIILEKAPHSKAWLHLLDPNFKVNTYLNRLRLQDYIELFSKEFEILEIKHKHDRLGEKYLTPDLFKRLSSTYSREELLTNQISFVLRA; encoded by the coding sequence ATGAAAAGTGCTTCGTCAATACATGATATAGATTTTGTGTCGAAAGTTTCTTATTTATATAAGCTGTTTTTGATGCGAGTTAAAGGTGGGCAAAGTTACAATCTCATTCCTTGGGAAGATATTCGAGAATATGAATCCATATTAGTAAAGTACTGCCCAACAAAACAACGTTTAGTTGAGCATCAGGTACTCGAAATAGGTTACGGTGCTCGCCCTTGGCGACTCTTATCTATGGCCTCTTTAGGTGTTGATATTAAAGGGATCGATTTAGACCGGCCTGTATACGGACTCAATTTGAAACGTTTAGGAGAGGCTTTAAAATACAATGGATTTGAACGATTTATAAAGTCCCTGGTTCGCTGCTTTTTGTTTGATACCAGAGATCTTAATTATTTGAAAAAAGAATTAAGCTATTTAAATAAAAAGCTGACTATTGATCAATCAAGAATGTTAATAGGAAATGCGGCTGAAAGACGTCATTTTCAAGATGATAGCTTTACATTTGTTTTTTCAGAAGATGTGTTTGAACATATACCTTCAGCCGATCTCCCTAAGGTGTTAAGCAACATAAAAAACTGGCTGAAAAATGGTGGCATTTTTGTTGTAAGACCTAATGTGTGGACTGGAATATCCGGTGGTCATGACCCAGATTATTATCCTAATGACATAATTCTAGAAAAGGCACCCCATTCCAAAGCTTGGTTACATTTGCTAGATCCGAACTTTAAAGTTAACACGTATTTAAACAGATTAAGGTTGCAAGACTATATCGAATTGTTTTCTAAAGAATTCGAGATTCTTGAGATAAAGCATAAACATGATCGCTTAGGCGAAAAATATCTTACTCCTGATCTATTTAAGAGGCTATCTTCCACTTATTCAAGAGAAGAATTACTTACTAATCAAATCTCTTTTGTGTTACGAGCGTAG
- a CDS encoding glycosyltransferase family 4 protein, giving the protein MKVILISNYPLDRQESMDRFAQMLSAAFRDAGIETEVWRPKVLLAAWFKSSTSGLGKWVGYLDKWLVFPWLLRWRQVGIRLSRKEVRFHICDHSNAPYLAHLPIDKTVITCHDVIAIRGALGCADAYWPTSGLGKLLQKWILTNLSRAKRIACDSQQTFDQLNEVTAGYTTNRVDWRVVHVGFNARFEVIQPEEKESLLSKAGIQPGVPFILHVGSWLPRKNRRMLIDMVHSLGSQWTGTICFAGNAVDESLMSHARSVGLQDRIWSVEEPDHATLVALYNACDSFIFPSFSEGFGWPLIEAQACGAPVIASHNQPMPEISGGAAFHLDPTKPAEFANAFLALQDKDIRQDLIRRGFENTKRFEPIHMVNTYIELHGLKRPSISPDSVTPASVNLVGVSETSSLSV; this is encoded by the coding sequence ATGAAGGTTATCCTGATTAGTAATTACCCGCTCGATCGGCAGGAGAGCATGGATCGCTTTGCACAGATGCTATCTGCGGCTTTTCGGGATGCTGGAATAGAGACGGAAGTCTGGCGCCCTAAAGTCCTGCTAGCGGCCTGGTTTAAGTCTTCAACGTCGGGTTTGGGAAAATGGGTGGGTTATCTGGATAAATGGCTGGTTTTTCCATGGCTATTACGATGGCGCCAAGTGGGGATTCGCCTATCGCGCAAAGAGGTTCGTTTTCATATATGCGATCATTCTAATGCCCCCTATCTAGCCCATCTACCAATCGATAAGACGGTTATAACTTGTCATGACGTCATCGCGATTCGAGGAGCGTTGGGCTGCGCTGATGCTTACTGGCCGACGTCAGGTTTGGGGAAGCTTTTGCAGAAGTGGATATTGACTAATCTGAGTAGAGCTAAACGGATTGCCTGTGATTCGCAACAAACGTTTGATCAATTAAACGAAGTGACAGCTGGTTACACAACTAACCGGGTCGACTGGCGAGTTGTTCATGTTGGTTTCAACGCCCGGTTTGAGGTTATTCAACCAGAAGAGAAAGAATCGTTGTTGAGCAAAGCAGGTATTCAGCCAGGCGTTCCGTTTATTCTTCATGTCGGTTCGTGGCTTCCGCGTAAAAACCGACGTATGCTGATTGATATGGTGCATTCGTTGGGCAGCCAATGGACTGGTACCATTTGTTTCGCTGGAAATGCCGTTGACGAATCATTAATGAGTCATGCCCGTTCAGTGGGTTTACAGGATCGGATCTGGTCGGTTGAGGAACCAGATCATGCTACACTCGTTGCCCTTTACAACGCTTGCGATTCGTTTATCTTCCCTTCTTTTTCGGAAGGCTTCGGATGGCCTCTCATTGAAGCGCAGGCTTGCGGGGCCCCTGTCATTGCCAGCCATAATCAACCTATGCCAGAAATTAGTGGTGGTGCGGCTTTCCATCTTGACCCAACCAAACCTGCGGAATTCGCGAATGCTTTTCTGGCTTTACAAGACAAAGATATTCGTCAGGACCTGATTCGGCGAGGATTCGAAAATACGAAGCGCTTTGAACCAATCCATATGGTAAATACCTATATCGAGTTGCATGGACTGAAACGGCCATCCATTTCTCCTGACAGTGTGACACCTGCCTCCGTAAATCTTGTTGGAGTTTCTGAAACAAGTTCATTATCGGTATGA
- a CDS encoding WcaI family glycosyltransferase, translated as MKILIYDINYAPELTGVGKYTGEMGAWLKQKGHTVQVITAMPYYPEWDVHERYKGRMWFTEIIDGVTVNRCPLYVPEKATALKRIVHEFSFILSSLYYWLPLFFTKQYDVVICVAPPFHVGFLPVLYSLFRNVPLWMHLQDLQIDVAKELDMLKNKKFLYFLFRIEKFILKRCMSVSTISEGMIRKTADKKIIQSSCKLFPNWVDEQHVKPLPRTQSLRAELGLYDTDKVILYSGSLGEKQGLELIIKAAKSFSDNKQVKFLICGSGSYKLHLEIMAQQYGLTNVLFHSLQPYEKLPAILATADIHLVLQKKSVSDLVLPSKLISILSAGGCALVSAVPGTNLHDIIHRHQMGILIDPESVDALYHGIKLALESDLSTYKLNARRYAELHLSKEVILGKFEHDLLQLQNSSSKPVRFPLAESLPHANTPLA; from the coding sequence ATGAAGATTTTAATTTACGACATTAATTATGCACCTGAACTTACAGGCGTAGGTAAATACACTGGCGAAATGGGTGCCTGGCTTAAACAGAAAGGGCATACTGTTCAGGTAATTACTGCTATGCCATATTATCCGGAATGGGATGTACATGAGCGTTATAAAGGTAGGATGTGGTTTACAGAAATTATTGATGGTGTTACAGTTAATCGATGTCCTTTATATGTTCCTGAAAAAGCTACCGCGTTAAAACGAATAGTACATGAATTTTCCTTTATACTTAGTAGTTTATATTATTGGTTACCCCTATTTTTTACAAAACAATATGATGTTGTAATTTGTGTTGCCCCTCCCTTTCATGTCGGCTTTTTACCTGTTCTGTATTCATTATTTCGAAATGTTCCATTGTGGATGCATCTTCAGGACTTACAGATTGACGTAGCCAAAGAGCTTGATATGCTCAAGAATAAAAAATTTCTATATTTTCTTTTTAGAATTGAAAAATTTATCTTAAAGCGATGTATGAGTGTATCAACTATAAGTGAAGGAATGATTCGCAAAACAGCTGATAAAAAAATAATACAATCTAGTTGTAAGCTGTTTCCAAACTGGGTTGATGAACAACATGTTAAACCCTTACCACGTACTCAATCATTACGTGCTGAATTAGGCCTGTATGATACTGATAAAGTAATTTTATATTCTGGTAGTTTAGGAGAAAAGCAAGGTTTAGAGCTAATTATTAAAGCTGCAAAATCATTCTCCGATAATAAGCAAGTTAAGTTCTTAATTTGTGGGTCTGGCAGTTACAAACTGCATTTAGAGATTATGGCACAGCAATATGGTTTAACGAATGTACTGTTTCATTCACTTCAACCTTATGAAAAGTTGCCCGCGATTCTGGCAACGGCCGATATCCATTTAGTGCTTCAAAAAAAGTCAGTATCTGATTTGGTCTTGCCTTCAAAATTAATTAGCATTTTATCTGCTGGTGGCTGTGCTTTAGTATCAGCTGTTCCTGGTACTAACCTGCATGATATTATTCACCGCCATCAGATGGGTATTTTAATAGATCCAGAATCAGTTGATGCTCTTTATCATGGAATTAAACTTGCTTTAGAGTCAGATTTGTCGACTTATAAACTTAATGCGCGTAGATACGCTGAATTACACTTGAGCAAGGAAGTAATTTTGGGGAAATTTGAGCATGATTTGCTACAATTGCAGAACTCTAGCTCTAAGCCGGTAAGATTCCCGTTGGCGGAAAGCTTACCTCATGCTAACACTCCTTTGGCCTAA
- a CDS encoding CgeB family protein, giving the protein MANIYYFGISYTNTTTYHRASALKRLGHNVIIYDPYTIIANRLNNKIQSKIHYITGYFFLEKVINEWLLYIINTSPKPDVIWVDSGELFGPTSLKILKIWNCPVILYNIDDLTGKRDGNRFKNALRSLLAYDLVVVVRPETQYECQQLGAKRVIRVYRSYDEKAHLPFDNLEEIPLSFKSEVAFIGTWMKYERRDKFLAQLMDNGVPLSIWGDRWQKSSYWEKLKHSYKGASLGGRDYTAAIQGAKVCIGFLSSGNRDQHTTRSLEIPYAAGLLCAERTSEHTYLYKEGVEAVFWSSAEECARLCHFLLNNDTKREEIRLAGIQRVKELKLGNENVCEEILKLV; this is encoded by the coding sequence ATGGCAAATATATATTATTTCGGAATTAGTTATACTAATACTACAACCTATCATAGAGCATCAGCTTTAAAGAGGCTAGGTCATAATGTTATTATATATGATCCATATACGATAATAGCTAATCGACTAAATAATAAAATTCAATCAAAAATTCACTACATTACAGGGTATTTTTTCTTAGAAAAAGTAATAAATGAATGGCTACTATATATAATTAACACATCTCCTAAACCCGATGTAATATGGGTAGACAGTGGTGAGCTTTTTGGACCAACCAGTCTAAAAATTTTAAAAATATGGAATTGCCCTGTCATATTATATAATATAGATGATTTAACTGGAAAGCGCGATGGCAATCGATTTAAGAATGCCTTAAGATCACTTTTAGCTTATGATCTTGTAGTAGTTGTACGTCCTGAAACACAATATGAGTGTCAGCAGCTTGGCGCTAAACGTGTAATACGTGTTTACAGGAGCTATGATGAAAAAGCTCATCTTCCGTTCGATAATCTAGAGGAAATACCTTTGTCGTTTAAATCGGAAGTAGCTTTTATTGGAACTTGGATGAAATATGAGCGTAGAGATAAGTTTCTTGCTCAACTTATGGACAATGGTGTGCCATTAAGTATTTGGGGAGATCGTTGGCAAAAATCGTCTTATTGGGAAAAGTTAAAGCATAGCTATAAGGGAGCTTCTTTGGGAGGAAGAGATTATACTGCTGCCATTCAAGGAGCAAAAGTTTGTATTGGTTTTTTATCCTCTGGTAATAGAGATCAACATACAACCAGGTCTTTAGAAATACCTTATGCTGCTGGGTTGCTATGTGCAGAGAGAACATCAGAGCATACTTATCTTTATAAGGAAGGAGTGGAAGCTGTTTTTTGGTCTAGTGCTGAGGAGTGTGCTAGATTATGTCATTTCCTGTTAAATAACGATACTAAAAGAGAAGAAATTCGTTTGGCAGGAATTCAACGGGTCAAAGAGTTAAAACTTGGGAATGAAAATGTTTGTGAAGAAATTTTAAAATTGGTTTAA
- a CDS encoding capsule assembly Wzi family protein encodes MKNYSIIVGFALSSFFLFFTRVPSFGQFHNRPIYDTVTRRGVLYRAEIVGLASTNGNTPFWLRSNQFGTIPWDSPTGIGSVGLTALLGDASQARKPYFKAGIELVGNLNQNSRLVLPEAYASIRLGHGELYIGRRKEINGLTDTLLTSGSVAWSGNALPITQIRLGTRDFAPLKFTKDVLAVNAFFSHGWFANSDSMQQVMLHAKSVFLRIGKPNWKFRLYGGINHFVQWGGYLPVLPAYMHYFPGGTLTQNGHLASSWKAYKAVVWPIGRPGGDDQFTTIDTLNQVGNHLGSIDFAMDIQVRQSNIYAYYQHLYEDGSGLKFQNFPDGLWGIRWKNLSTTSGRGFQLKQLTFEFLTSLNRSGNDPIYGGDDYFFNAQYPDGWVNKSSVIGTPIFTRTADIPATVRNGNDWFSRNRPVNNNAVQTVHMGLYALAAQKIPLVLLVTANKYHEWPMIDKNYNQLYTSLEVNNIALGRPTGLKAGIRLAYDTGDIFTSNLGVMVMIRKEGMIR; translated from the coding sequence ATGAAAAACTACTCCATCATAGTTGGCTTCGCATTGAGTAGTTTTTTTCTATTTTTTACCCGTGTTCCCTCATTTGGTCAATTTCATAATCGACCTATCTACGATACAGTAACGCGTAGGGGAGTTTTATATCGAGCAGAGATAGTCGGCTTAGCTTCTACTAATGGTAATACACCATTTTGGCTACGATCAAATCAATTTGGCACTATTCCGTGGGATTCCCCAACCGGAATCGGTAGTGTTGGACTCACTGCACTTTTGGGGGACGCCAGCCAAGCCAGAAAGCCTTATTTCAAAGCAGGAATAGAGCTGGTTGGTAATTTGAACCAAAATTCTAGACTGGTTTTGCCCGAAGCTTATGCGTCTATTCGACTTGGTCATGGTGAATTATATATTGGTCGCCGAAAAGAGATTAATGGACTTACTGATACCTTGTTGACTTCTGGTTCTGTTGCCTGGTCAGGTAATGCTTTGCCAATCACCCAAATACGGTTAGGAACTAGAGATTTTGCTCCTTTAAAATTTACCAAAGACGTTCTGGCAGTCAATGCGTTTTTTAGTCACGGCTGGTTTGCTAATTCAGATTCAATGCAACAGGTTATGCTGCATGCCAAATCTGTATTTCTGCGTATAGGCAAGCCTAACTGGAAGTTTCGGCTCTATGGCGGTATCAATCATTTCGTTCAGTGGGGAGGATATTTGCCTGTTTTACCAGCTTATATGCACTATTTTCCCGGTGGTACATTGACCCAAAATGGCCATCTTGCCAGTTCATGGAAAGCTTATAAAGCAGTTGTCTGGCCAATTGGACGGCCGGGCGGAGACGATCAGTTTACGACTATCGATACGCTGAATCAAGTTGGTAATCATCTGGGTTCCATTGATTTTGCTATGGATATTCAAGTACGTCAGTCCAATATTTATGCTTATTATCAACATCTTTATGAGGATGGATCTGGACTAAAGTTTCAAAATTTCCCGGATGGACTTTGGGGAATCCGATGGAAGAATTTAAGTACAACTAGTGGGCGCGGGTTTCAACTTAAACAACTAACCTTCGAGTTCTTAACGAGCCTGAATCGTAGTGGAAATGATCCAATATATGGTGGGGATGATTACTTTTTCAACGCACAATATCCTGACGGCTGGGTGAATAAGTCGTCGGTTATTGGTACGCCGATTTTTACGAGAACGGCCGACATTCCAGCAACTGTGCGTAACGGAAATGACTGGTTTAGCCGGAACAGACCTGTAAATAATAATGCAGTACAAACAGTGCATATGGGTTTGTATGCTTTAGCAGCTCAAAAAATCCCCCTTGTGTTACTCGTTACGGCCAATAAATATCATGAGTGGCCAATGATCGATAAGAACTACAATCAGCTTTATACGAGCCTGGAGGTTAATAATATTGCTTTGGGTAGACCAACTGGCTTGAAAGCAGGCATAAGACTGGCTTATGATACGGGTGATATTTTTACCAGTAACCTGGGAGTTATGGTAATGATTAGAAAAGAGGGTATGATAAGATAA
- a CDS encoding glycosyltransferase yields the protein MITGEKKWGAIYGCEAFILPSYQENFGIAVVEAMACKKAVLISNQVNIHDKIKENNAGIVFENSIEEIRVALEKWLNLSNIDRQFMHNQAYTTYKNYFSMTLVAERFLSTINS from the coding sequence ATGATTACAGGAGAAAAAAAATGGGGCGCTATATATGGTTGTGAAGCTTTTATATTACCTAGCTATCAGGAAAATTTTGGAATAGCGGTTGTAGAAGCAATGGCTTGTAAAAAAGCAGTACTAATTTCTAATCAAGTAAATATACATGATAAAATTAAAGAGAATAATGCTGGAATTGTATTTGAAAACTCTATAGAAGAAATTAGAGTAGCCTTAGAAAAATGGCTAAATCTTTCAAATATAGATCGACAGTTTATGCACAATCAAGCCTACACAACCTATAAAAACTACTTTTCGATGACACTTGTAGCAGAGCGTTTCTTGTCGACTATAAATAGCTAA
- a CDS encoding acyltransferase family protein → MSLTLRYHNLSRNNNFDLIRFFAAVFVIYSHSFDITGHQDIEPLKVLSNNYISIGTLSVYVFFVISGFLIQQSYDRSSSLLKYLFFRVIRIFPALIGMIVILVFIIGPFLTTLPLTEYFGNYETYKYLFNCLCLKLYFYLPGVFVNNIIGSSVNTSIWTLPIEIMFYCFVAFIGQIREKKYKQALFVLSYIFILWVSIGLNQTSMLLHNVVFFIVGILLYRFRYTIKLTPWAIVISILCFIVSLFTSGDLINIFFVKYLRTLIFTFSLAYLIIVLAFVKNQLLSFDNYGDYSYGMYIWAWPVQQILIYYYPSMSQIENFILGVLLTFPLSILSWHFIEKRALKLKKLPFFSFPLVYLKQ, encoded by the coding sequence ATGAGTCTCACTCTGAGGTATCATAATCTGTCGAGAAATAATAATTTCGATCTAATAAGATTTTTCGCAGCTGTATTTGTTATTTATTCGCACTCTTTTGATATTACTGGCCATCAAGATATTGAGCCATTAAAAGTTCTTTCTAATAATTATATTAGTATAGGGACATTATCTGTCTATGTTTTTTTTGTAATAAGTGGATTTTTGATTCAACAGAGTTATGATAGGTCCTCCAGTTTATTAAAGTACTTATTTTTTAGAGTGATTAGAATATTTCCTGCTTTAATAGGTATGATAGTCATTCTAGTTTTTATCATCGGGCCGTTTTTGACAACTTTGCCATTGACTGAATACTTTGGTAATTACGAAACTTATAAATATTTGTTTAATTGCCTTTGTCTTAAACTCTATTTTTATTTGCCTGGAGTATTTGTAAATAATATTATTGGTAGCTCCGTTAATACTAGTATCTGGACATTACCAATAGAAATAATGTTTTATTGTTTTGTTGCTTTTATTGGACAAATTCGAGAGAAGAAATATAAACAAGCATTATTTGTTCTGTCGTATATCTTTATTTTATGGGTTTCGATTGGTTTAAATCAAACGTCCATGTTACTGCACAACGTTGTATTTTTTATTGTAGGAATATTATTGTATAGGTTTAGATATACTATAAAATTAACTCCATGGGCTATTGTTATATCGATTTTGTGTTTTATAGTTTCATTATTTACTTCTGGCGATCTAATTAATATATTTTTCGTTAAATACCTTAGGACTTTAATTTTTACATTTTCATTGGCTTATCTGATAATTGTGTTAGCGTTTGTGAAAAACCAATTGTTAAGTTTTGATAATTATGGTGATTATTCGTATGGAATGTACATTTGGGCATGGCCAGTGCAACAAATTTTAATTTATTATTATCCCTCAATGAGTCAAATTGAAAACTTTATTTTAGGAGTATTGCTCACATTCCCATTGTCTATATTATCCTGGCACTTTATTGAGAAAAGAGCTCTTAAACTTAAAAAACTGCCTTTCTTTAGCTTTCCACTAGTTTATCTGAAGCAATAG